The Streptomyces sp. NBC_01255 genome window below encodes:
- a CDS encoding amino acid permease, with protein sequence MSRSTAPIDAIRKPPPPAQDEEARLRELGYQPVLARRMGGFGNFAISFSVISVLSGCMTLYGFGMGTGGPAVMLWGWVGVGLFVLCVGLALAEVTSAYPTSGALYYMADRLGGRRWGWYTGWLNLLGLLGAIAGIDYGAALFTGAFLNLQWGFEPTAGSTFLIFLAILLLHAVLNLFGVRLVSVLNSISVWWHLAGVAVIVGALAFIPDRHQSVGFVFTEFVNDTGWANPFYVAAVGLLLAQYTFSGYDASAHLSEETSNASVTAAKGIVRAIWVSWIAGFALLAGLSFAIQDYAATQGTATGVPPAQIFLDALGSGGATALLLVVIVAQLFCGNAEVAAASRMVFAFSRDNALPGSAIWRKVSGRTQTPVPAVWLAVAVAAVLALPSLYSATAYGAVTAINVIGITPAYAIPIYLRLRAGDRFTPGPWSLGRWSKPIGWTAVVWVALVTVLFCLPQKSPVTVDTMNYAVIALAVVLVLASVWWYVARRSYGTPTTYGTAREEADIAEGIV encoded by the coding sequence ATGTCCCGCAGCACGGCCCCGATCGACGCGATACGCAAGCCGCCACCCCCCGCCCAGGACGAGGAGGCGCGGCTCAGAGAGCTCGGCTACCAGCCGGTCCTGGCCCGTCGCATGGGCGGCTTCGGCAACTTCGCGATCAGCTTCTCCGTCATCTCGGTGCTCTCCGGCTGCATGACCCTCTACGGCTTCGGCATGGGCACGGGCGGCCCCGCCGTCATGCTCTGGGGCTGGGTCGGCGTCGGCCTCTTCGTCCTGTGCGTGGGCCTCGCCCTCGCCGAGGTGACCAGCGCCTACCCCACCTCCGGCGCGCTCTACTACATGGCGGACCGGCTCGGCGGGCGACGCTGGGGCTGGTACACCGGCTGGCTGAACCTGCTCGGCCTGCTCGGGGCCATCGCCGGCATCGACTACGGGGCCGCCCTCTTCACCGGGGCCTTCCTCAACCTCCAGTGGGGCTTCGAACCCACGGCGGGCTCCACCTTCCTCATCTTCCTCGCGATCCTGCTGCTGCACGCCGTCCTGAACCTCTTCGGCGTCCGCCTGGTCAGCGTCCTCAACTCGATCAGCGTCTGGTGGCACCTCGCGGGCGTCGCGGTCATCGTCGGCGCGCTCGCGTTCATCCCCGACCGCCACCAGTCCGTCGGCTTCGTCTTCACCGAGTTCGTCAACGACACCGGCTGGGCCAACCCCTTCTACGTCGCGGCGGTCGGCCTGCTCCTCGCCCAGTACACGTTCTCCGGCTACGACGCCTCGGCCCACCTCTCCGAGGAGACGTCCAACGCCTCCGTCACCGCCGCCAAGGGCATCGTGCGGGCCATCTGGGTCTCCTGGATCGCCGGCTTCGCCCTCCTCGCGGGACTCAGCTTCGCCATCCAGGACTACGCCGCCACGCAGGGCACCGCCACCGGCGTCCCGCCCGCCCAGATCTTCCTGGACGCGCTCGGCTCCGGCGGTGCCACCGCCCTCCTGCTCGTCGTGATCGTCGCCCAGCTGTTCTGCGGCAATGCCGAGGTCGCCGCCGCGAGCCGTATGGTCTTCGCCTTCAGCCGCGACAACGCCCTTCCCGGCTCCGCGATCTGGCGGAAGGTCAGCGGCCGCACCCAGACCCCGGTCCCGGCCGTCTGGCTCGCCGTCGCCGTGGCGGCGGTGCTCGCCCTGCCCTCGCTGTACTCCGCCACCGCCTACGGTGCGGTCACCGCGATCAACGTCATCGGCATCACCCCGGCCTACGCCATCCCGATCTACCTCCGGCTGCGCGCCGGAGACCGGTTCACCCCCGGTCCGTGGAGCCTGGGGCGCTGGAGCAAGCCGATCGGCTGGACCGCCGTCGTGTGGGTGGCCCTGGTGACCGTCCTCTTCTGCCTGCCGCAGAAGTCCCCGGTGACGGTCGACACCATGAACTACGCCGTGATCGCGCTCGCCGTCGTCCTGGTCCTGGCCAGCGTCTGGTGGTACGTCGCCCGCCGCTCGTACGGCACGCCGACGACGTACGGCACGGCCCGCGAGGAAGCGGACATCGCGGAGG